The Bdellovibrio sp. ZAP7 DNA segment TCCTCACGCGCCTTCTCTATCACTAATTATAAAACAGCTTCGAACGAAAACGGCATTGTGTACTGCTGCTCTATGTCGGGTCGTGCACAAACCATCGTGAACAAGCGTTCGTCAATGACGACAACTGGCACTGACGTGAAATCAGAGAAGAAAAATGACTCTGGTGCGGAAGTGATCGAAGCGCCAATGTAAGGGCCGATGGGCTCTGTTTTGACAGGGTCCAGTCTTGGCACCATTCCTAGACGTACAAATGGACTTCTGATTAAAATAAAGGCGGGAAGCTAGTCTTCCTTTGCGCCTTTGGGAGTCCATCATGTTTAGATATTTATCAAGCAGCTTATTTCTGGCAATCATCACACTTTTAGGCATCGGCCTGGTGCAAGTTTACTCTTCCAGTTTTATCTTCGCGATCGAGTCTTATGGAGACGGTCTTTTCTTTTTCAAACGCCAATTACTTTTTGCCCTGATCGCTGCCTGTGTTCTGGTCGGCACAGTTCATATTCCTTTCCGAGTTATTGAAAAGCACGGATGGATGTTGTGGTTTGCTGCTGCCGTCGGAGTCCTGGCGACGTTCGTTCCTGGTTTGGGTGTGCGTGTGGGGGGAGCGATTCGTTGGATTCAGCTGCCCTTCGGTATTCGCTTTGAACCAGCGGAGCTTTTGAAAATCGCTTTCTCGGTTTGGTTCGCAAGTCTGCTGTGTCGTCGCGATAACATTTTGGGCCACGTGAAGTGGTGGTGGTTGGCGCTGGCTTTGATTGTTCCGTTGTTTCTGTTGCTGCGCCAACCTGACTTCGGAAGTTTTGCGATTATCCTGATGGTTGCAGTAAGTTTGCTTTTCGCTTTTGGTTTGCAATGGAAATACATCGTGGCTTCCATGGCTGTGATGTTACCGGCATTTTATTTCCTGGTGATGTTGGTTCCTTACCGTCGTGCCCGCGTTCTGGCGTTCTTGGATCCCTGGTCTGATCCTGCACAAAAAGGCTTTCAAGTGATTCAAAGTATGTTGAGCTTCCACTCGGGTGGTTTGACGGGTGCGGGTTTGGGGCAAGGCCAAGGGAAGCTATTCTTCTTGCCGGAGGCCCACACGGATTTTACTTTGGCAGTTTTGGGCGAGGAAATGGGCTTTGTCGGGTTCGTTGCCATCATGGCTCTTTATGGTTTTGTGGTTTTCCGCGGAATTCAAATCGCTATCAAAGCTGAAGAACCTTTTAAAAGAGCATTGGCTTTGGGGCTTTCCATGACTTTCGGTTTAAGTGTGTTCATCAACGCAGGTGTGGTGATGGGTCTTTTGCCAACAAAGGGGCTGACGCTGCCCTTCTTAAGCTACGGTGGCAGTTCCCTTGTCGCTTTGTGTTTTATGTTCGGATTGATTTTGAACATTGAAAATTCCTTCGAAGAGGATAAATTCTCTAAACGTTTCGGTTCATCTCGTTGGAACGCATCGAAAGTGAAAGCACATGACTAAAAGAACTGTTGTGATCGCTGGGGGTGGCACTGGTGGCCACATTTACCCTGGGATCGCTATTGCGCGCGCTATTCAGAAGTTGGATCCCTCCGTGGATGTTCACTTCGTTGGAACCGCGCGCGGTATGGAATCAAAAATTGTTCCTCGTGAAGGTTTTCCTCTGCACTTGATCGAATCCGGTCAGCTGAATGTGAAAAGTCCCATTAAAAAATTGAAGACGGTTCTGCGCATGCCTTTAGGCTTGTGGCAGTCCTTCCGTTTGTTGATGCAGTTAAAACCTCTCTATGTGATCGGTGTGGGCGGTTATGCTTCAGGGCCTTTCGTTCTTGCTGCCAGCATTATTGGCTTTAATACGGCCGTGTGGGAGCCCAACGTGATGCCAGGAATGGCGAATCGTTTCTTGTCTCGCTTTGTTGATAAATGTTTCGTGGTGTTTGAAGAGTCCCGAAAATTTTTGAAAAACAAAGAAGTGATCCAAGCGGGGATGCCGGTTCGAGAAGAAATCGAAAAAGCCATTCATACTGCGCACAAAGATGAGAAGTTTCATCTTTTAGCTTTCGGGGGAAGCCAGGGCTCCCGAGTTATTAACACCTGCCTTAGCGACGCGATCATTGGCGGGGGAGATTGGACCAAGGATTTATCTGTCGTTCATCAGTTGGGAAGCGCGGATTTTCCTCTGGTTTCTGTCAAATATCAAAATTCTGGCGCCAATGTGGATTATCATGAGTATATCTTCGATATGCCAAAGTATTATCAGTGGGCAGATATTATTGTTAGCCGTGGTGGGGCCAGTTCCATTGCGGAGGCGGCAGCATTTGGTATAATTCCTATTATTGTGCCATTACCAGGAGCTGCGGATGATCATCAGCAAAAAAATGCAGAGAGCCTTGTCGCCCGAAATGCGGGTCGCATGATTTTGCAGAAAGATTTAACGCCTGAAAGATTGATTTCAGAAGTACAATCTCTTCGCCAAGATAAAGCTTTGCGTGAGCAAATGGTTAGGAATATAAAAGATCTTTATGTTCCCCAGGCAGCAACAACCATCGCAAAGGAAATCTTGCAATGAAATTACAACACGCCAAATTCCACTTCGTAGGTGTCGGCGGCATCGGTATGTGTGGGCTCGCGGAACTTTTGCACAACATGGGAGCGAAGGTTTCAGGTTCTGACATTGCAGACAATGCGAATACAGAACGTCTGCGCGAAATGGGTGTGAAAGTTTATAAAGGCCACACGGCCTCAAACATCGGTGATGCTGATGTTGTGGTTTACTCTTCCGCTATTCAATACGGCAATCCAGAAATTTATGAAGCTCGTGCTCGTCAGATCCCGTTGATCCCACGCGCAGAGGCCTTGGCAGAGATCATGCGTTTGAAACGCGGTATCGCTGTTGCTGGCACGCACGGGAAAACAACGACGACATCAATGACGTCGGCGATCTTCCTTGAAGGTAACATGAAACCAACTATCGTGGTGGGTGGTCGTTTTGAAATGATCAAATCCACAGCCCTTTTGGGTGAAGGTGAATGGTTGGTGGCAGAGGCCGATGAATCAGACGGAAGCTTTAACAAGCTGACGCCTGAAATCGCTATCATCACGAATATCGATTCTGATCATTTGGATCACTATAAAACTTTCGAGAACTTGCAAAAGAACTTCTATGACTTTGCCTTGAAGGTTCCGTTCTATGGAAAAATTATCGCGTGCGGTGATGATCCTATCGTTCGTCAAATTTTTGAAAACTTCCCAAAACGTATTTTGTTCTATGGTTTTGATGAAAAGAACGATTTGGTTTTAGCGGGCGAGCAAGGAAATTATTCTTTGTATCGCAGCGATCGTCTGCTGGGGACCCGCCACTTGGTGGGTAAGTTTAAGCTTAATGTTCCGGGGCGCCACAATGCCTTGAATGCTGTGGCAGCGATCTGTGCTGGGTTGGCAGCGGGGATTCCATTTGAAGTGTGTGCAGCGGGTCTGCAACGTTTTGATGGTGTTGATCGCAGATTCCACTTCAAAGGCGAAAAAAGCGGTATCAAAGTTTATGATGACTACGGTCACCATCCAACAGAGGTGCGCGCGGTTCTTCAAGCTTTCCGTGAAAAGTATCCGAACAACCGTTTGGTCGTTTATTTCCAACCGCATCGTTTCTCTCGTACTCAGCACTGCTGGCACGATTTTACGACCGCGTTTATGGAGGCTGATCAGATCTTGCTAACTGATATTTATCCTGCGGGTGAAGCTCCAATTCCAGGGATCAGTTCTGAAAAGCTTGCCCAGGAAATGAAGCATGAACATGCGCAGTATTTCTTGCGTGATGATAAGTCATCGCAAAAAATAGTATCGATGCTTAAAGACGGAGATGTTTTCATCACTTTGGGTGCGGGCGATGGTTGGAAATTAGGCTTGGATGTTTTAGATAAGATCCAAAATTAGTACAGAGCTAAAGACACACTTTATCCAAAAAAAAAGCCGGGCATAACCCCGGCATTTTTATTTTTCAGAACTATTTTCTTAGTTCTTTTACTTGTTCCTGAAGTTCATTGATACGTTTGAACAAATCAACAACTTGGTCCAACGCTTTGTCGGTTCTACCGCTGCGAAGGCTTTCATAGATATTAGATGTTCTTGTTTCAAGACCTTGCAGAGCTTGAAGAGAAACTGTCTCTTGGATTTTTACCACAACAGTTTCTTTACATACCGGAGCTGGTTTTGGAAGTCTTGGAGCATTGCCAGCAGCCATTTTCAAGCATGTCACACGGTCATACTCGTCAGCTTTATTGCCGCAATAGTTAAGTACCGCGTCTGAATAATCAGAACCCGCACCGGCTTTGTAGCAATCAGCCACATAAGAACCAAAGCTCAATTGGCTACAGATTTTTGTTACGCCAAGGGAGATGGATTCACCATCAATCGCTTTGTTACACTCTACGCTAGCAGAGGAGTTGGAAAGACTGTCGCAAACACGTTTTGCATTGGCATCTTTGTAAGCCGCTTGCGCGAAAGATGCAGTAACCAAAGACATCGTTAACATTAAGATCATTTTTTTCATCGTTTTCTCCTGATTAGTTGTTAGTCAAACTTGCCAAATTGCGAGCACTTTAAAGCCTCGAGGGCCATGGAATCTCGAGACATCTAAATTAACCGCAATCCAGTTTATTCGAAGAGCTGGCTTTGCTAGAGGTGTGCCAGAGGTGCTTTCAGTTGCAGAAACAGAATGTGCACGGGCAACATAATGAGAATGATCTTTCCTTAAGTGAGACGAAATCATGCATGTTTCATCGTCACCAGTGCTCGATGTTCCCCCATATAATGAACCTGAAATTGCTTTTTCCATTGAGAGAATGAGGAAGACATCTCTTTCAGATCGGAATGAGACACGAGAATTAGCGTCTGGAAATATTAGGACGTAGAACTTTTCATCATGAAGGTCTTTTAAACAGTCCTCAGCAAATACCTTCCAGCTCAAGGCTGGATTCATACGAGTACGAGACTTGCATTTGTAAGCTTCTATAATTTACCGGGGGTTTGAATGAATGTGCGTGTGAGACAGCTCATTATCTTGGTTGGTGTTCCGACGCTTTTATTGGGATATCAAAACTGTGCTAAGGTGGCCTTGAGCTCGGTCCAGGACGGTGCTCTTCAGTCCCAGGCTCAGCCCCTAAATTCTCCCTCGGCTCCTGTGGATGCCGATCCAGAATCAGAAATGGAAGTTATAGATGGTGATGATCCGGTTGATATAACTGACGTTGAAGTGGCCAATGCCGTGAAGGCTTGTGAAAGCAAAGAGGTCTTTTCGGCTCCGGCCACGAACCTGGTTGTGAAATATAATCACGAAGTCATTCGAATGGATGCATACTCGGTAAGATCTCTTTCGGGGAATCATGGTGATATTATTCTGCGTGCCGCGGATCAAAGCGGAACGATTGAATCGGTCAGCAATACCAATCACTCATTGATTATTTTGTGTGGGTTCAAAACGATCGATACCATTAAGGCCATTCAAGATCGCGTGATCGTAGTCGGAGGCGAGATCGGAAGTCTTCGCGCCGTTCATAGCCGAATCGCACTGGTGAAAGCTTCTGCAAAAGCAGTCAAAGAAACGAAATCGATTATTAACAAATACTAAAAGTCTGTTCCCCCAGGTCAGGCTTTGAAATAAAAAAGAGGATGAGTTTATCATCCTCTTTTTTTATTTCACTTTAGTTCTTCAGCTTTTTCTTTAGATCTTCGATGCGGTTGTAAAGATCTTCAAGTTGTTCCAGGGCTTTGGCTTTATTTCCCCCGTTGACACTATTGTAGATATTTTCAGCTCTTTCCTGAAGTCCTTCCAAGGAATGAGTTGATACAACCTGGATACAGGCGGGGGTTGGTTTTGGAAGTTTGCGGGCATTACCTGTCGCTGTTTTCAAGCACGTGATACGATCATACTCGTCTGCTTTAGCCGAGCAGTAGTTCAAAACCGCATCGGAATAGTCATTTCCGGCGCCAACTTTAAAGCATTCAGCGACATAAGTTCCGAAACTCAACTGACCACAAAGTTTAATGACTCCCAAAGAGATCGCCTCGCCTTCGATGGCTCTATTACACTCAACGCTGGCGATGTTGCTAGAGAGGTCATCGCAAATGCGCTTGGCGTTGGTGTCTGTGTACGCGGCGTGAGAAAAAGATGCGGAGACAAGTGAGACGGCGATTATCAAAATGGCTTTCGTCATGATTTATTCCTCTGCTTTAAAGGCCATGTCTATATTGAGAATGCGGGAAAATGTCTAGCGACAGTTTTGCAATGGATAAAACACTCACCATGTGTGGCGCGATAGTAATGTACGTTTTGTCAACGTTTACTAAAATTGCCACAAGGCTATCACACGAATCTTAACTGTTAAGAAGCATCGCATGAGTACGTTTGTGAATATGAAATTACCCATAAACTACTGTAATGAAAAATGTGTTTATGGCTCTTTGTGCTTCCATCGCCATGAGTGTTGGCAACGCCATGGCATCAACCTCATCGATATTCTTTGATCCCGAAGATCATTACCTTGATGCCAGTGAATGGCTGCTGAAACATCGCGGCTTCTTACCAGTCCCCATTATTATTACGGAACCAGCGGTGGGGACCGGTGGCGGCGTGGCGCTGCTGTTCATGAGTGACAGTGATGGTGCCCGCGAGGCTCGTGCTTCAGAAGCTCACAAGCGCTTTATTCCTCCTACCGTGACGGGTGTCTTGGCCGCGGGTACTGATAATGGAACAAGATTAGGTGGCGCATTCTATGTCACCAACTGGAATCGCGATCGCTGGCGTTACCTGGGTTTCGTGATGGCGGCTTCTGCTAATTTGGATTTCTATGGTTTGGGGGGATTCAATAGTGCCGATGATATTCATCTTCAATATAATTTGAAAGGCGGCGGAATTTATAACGATCTTAGGGCGCGTATCGACGACAGTAATTTCTTTATTGGCGGACGCTATATTTATACAGATATCAGTGTCGATTTTAAAACGGGTGCATTGCCACCAGTTCTGCAAGGCGAAGGCGTCGATAATCGCAATGGCGGGATTTCGGTCTTATTAAGCTATGACAGTCGTAATAACACCATGTCGCCGCAACAGGGGCTTTTGGCAGAGTATCGTTATTATATTTTCAGTGAAAACTTAGGTGGGGATCTTGATTACCACGTACAAGCTCTGGATCTGCAAGGTTTCACCCGGGCAAGTGAACAATGGGGTTTCGCCGGACGATGGATCTCAAGATGGGCAGATAGTGATGCGCCTTTTTACGCCAAGCCATTTATTAATTTACGTGGAATTCCAAAACTGCGCTATCAAGGCGATATAGCATCGTCTCTTGAAGGAGAAGTACGCTACAACCCACATCCCCGGTGGGAGCTCTCGATTTTTGGTGGAGCAGGGAGGGCGACAGATTCCCTCAGCAATATGAATAATGCCGACACGGCGTCGGCATATGGTGCAGGATTTCGGTATATGATGGCGCGCCTTTTAGGATTTCAAATGGGCGCGGACATCGCCCGCGGCCCAGAAGAAACAGTGTTCTATATCCAGGCCGGTGGTGCTTGGGGCTTTTAGATTAACCAGCCATTAACTTAGTCAAATCATCGACGACGTTTTTCATGACTTCGGCTTGAGTGTTTAATTCTTGCGAAGCATTGGAACATTCTTGCGCCGAAGTGCTGTTGGAAAGTGTGATTTTTTCCATATCAGTCAAAGCCTGGTTGATCTGTGCTATGCCCAGCTCTTGCTCGGCACTCGCGGTTGAGATCTCTACATTCAAACTTGAGAGCTTTTCAATGGAGCTTACAATTTCTTTCAAAGAGGATTCGCTGGCGCGAACAACCGCGTGGCCGTGTTCAACTTTTTTCGCACTTTCGTTGATCAAAGTCGAAATCTCTTTTGCGGAGGTGGCACTTCTTTGTGCAAGACTGCGAACCGCATCTGCCACAACCGCGAAGCCTTTGCCATGTTCCCCGGCACGAGCGGCCTCTACGGAAGCATTCAAAGCCAGTAAATTTGTCTGGAAGGCGATGTCGTCGATTACGGTGATGATCTCTTCAATTTTTTTCGAGCTTGCGGAGATGTCTTCCATCGATGAAGTCAGCTTGCGTACTTCTTGTTCGCCGGTGTGAGCTTTTTGAGAAGCTTGGAAAGCTAGATTCTTGGCTTCGCTGGCGTGTTCGCTATTGCGTTTGACCATGCTGGAGATTTCTTCTGTGGATGCAGATGTTTCTTCAATCGATGCAGCTGCTTTTACGGATGACTGTGTTACTGTTTGGCTGGAAGCCAGAATCTCGTTACTGGAAGTGGATACCTGCGCGCCTGCTTCATTGAGTTTTGAAATCGACTCAACTAGGCGGCCCAAAGGTTTACGAATTAACAGATAGGAGATCACCAAGATCAATGCAGAAATCAACGACGTCCACCACAAGATAGAGATCGAAGCACTGTTAGCTGCAGCGGTCACTTGGTCTGTTGATGATTTCACGGCAAAGATGCCATGAAGTTTTCCGTCTTTCCAGTCTTCCATCGGGAAACCCAGAATGT contains these protein-coding regions:
- the ftsW gene encoding putative lipid II flippase FtsW; amino-acid sequence: MFRYLSSSLFLAIITLLGIGLVQVYSSSFIFAIESYGDGLFFFKRQLLFALIAACVLVGTVHIPFRVIEKHGWMLWFAAAVGVLATFVPGLGVRVGGAIRWIQLPFGIRFEPAELLKIAFSVWFASLLCRRDNILGHVKWWWLALALIVPLFLLLRQPDFGSFAIILMVAVSLLFAFGLQWKYIVASMAVMLPAFYFLVMLVPYRRARVLAFLDPWSDPAQKGFQVIQSMLSFHSGGLTGAGLGQGQGKLFFLPEAHTDFTLAVLGEEMGFVGFVAIMALYGFVVFRGIQIAIKAEEPFKRALALGLSMTFGLSVFINAGVVMGLLPTKGLTLPFLSYGGSSLVALCFMFGLILNIENSFEEDKFSKRFGSSRWNASKVKAHD
- the murG gene encoding undecaprenyldiphospho-muramoylpentapeptide beta-N-acetylglucosaminyltransferase, whose product is MTKRTVVIAGGGTGGHIYPGIAIARAIQKLDPSVDVHFVGTARGMESKIVPREGFPLHLIESGQLNVKSPIKKLKTVLRMPLGLWQSFRLLMQLKPLYVIGVGGYASGPFVLAASIIGFNTAVWEPNVMPGMANRFLSRFVDKCFVVFEESRKFLKNKEVIQAGMPVREEIEKAIHTAHKDEKFHLLAFGGSQGSRVINTCLSDAIIGGGDWTKDLSVVHQLGSADFPLVSVKYQNSGANVDYHEYIFDMPKYYQWADIIVSRGGASSIAEAAAFGIIPIIVPLPGAADDHQQKNAESLVARNAGRMILQKDLTPERLISEVQSLRQDKALREQMVRNIKDLYVPQAATTIAKEILQ
- the murC gene encoding UDP-N-acetylmuramate--L-alanine ligase yields the protein MKLQHAKFHFVGVGGIGMCGLAELLHNMGAKVSGSDIADNANTERLREMGVKVYKGHTASNIGDADVVVYSSAIQYGNPEIYEARARQIPLIPRAEALAEIMRLKRGIAVAGTHGKTTTTSMTSAIFLEGNMKPTIVVGGRFEMIKSTALLGEGEWLVAEADESDGSFNKLTPEIAIITNIDSDHLDHYKTFENLQKNFYDFALKVPFYGKIIACGDDPIVRQIFENFPKRILFYGFDEKNDLVLAGEQGNYSLYRSDRLLGTRHLVGKFKLNVPGRHNALNAVAAICAGLAAGIPFEVCAAGLQRFDGVDRRFHFKGEKSGIKVYDDYGHHPTEVRAVLQAFREKYPNNRLVVYFQPHRFSRTQHCWHDFTTAFMEADQILLTDIYPAGEAPIPGISSEKLAQEMKHEHAQYFLRDDKSSQKIVSMLKDGDVFITLGAGDGWKLGLDVLDKIQN
- a CDS encoding BamA/TamA family outer membrane protein, whose translation is MKNVFMALCASIAMSVGNAMASTSSIFFDPEDHYLDASEWLLKHRGFLPVPIIITEPAVGTGGGVALLFMSDSDGAREARASEAHKRFIPPTVTGVLAAGTDNGTRLGGAFYVTNWNRDRWRYLGFVMAASANLDFYGLGGFNSADDIHLQYNLKGGGIYNDLRARIDDSNFFIGGRYIYTDISVDFKTGALPPVLQGEGVDNRNGGISVLLSYDSRNNTMSPQQGLLAEYRYYIFSENLGGDLDYHVQALDLQGFTRASEQWGFAGRWISRWADSDAPFYAKPFINLRGIPKLRYQGDIASSLEGEVRYNPHPRWELSIFGGAGRATDSLSNMNNADTASAYGAGFRYMMARLLGFQMGADIARGPEETVFYIQAGGAWGF
- a CDS encoding methyl-accepting chemotaxis protein — translated: MKFGSKIIINIAASSLVCSLAAVAISSSKIHNQGQDQLVEKSRAILSRLEAIRSYVATQGGLDEDIKHAVVSHPDGKLPEEVQQRILHKVPIFASIKVGFENADKDFYTFRVFAENPRRKENTPTVSEMEIIKRFESNIDLKEYVENKDGAITVYRPVRLSEQQGCLLCHGHPSTSPWGNGKDILGFPMEDWKDGKLHGIFAVKSSTDQVTAAANSASISILWWTSLISALILVISYLLIRKPLGRLVESISKLNEAGAQVSTSSNEILASSQTVTQSSVKAAASIEETSASTEEISSMVKRNSEHASEAKNLAFQASQKAHTGEQEVRKLTSSMEDISASSKKIEEIITVIDDIAFQTNLLALNASVEAARAGEHGKGFAVVADAVRSLAQRSATSAKEISTLINESAKKVEHGHAVVRASESSLKEIVSSIEKLSSLNVEISTASAEQELGIAQINQALTDMEKITLSNSTSAQECSNASQELNTQAEVMKNVVDDLTKLMAG